From Pseudomonas sp. stari2, a single genomic window includes:
- the accD gene encoding acetyl-CoA carboxylase, carboxyltransferase subunit beta: MSNWLVDKLIPSIMRSEVKKSSVPEGLWHKCPSCEAVLYRPELEKTLDVCPKCNHHMRIGARARIDIFLDAEGRVELGADLEPVDRLKFRDGKKYKDRLVAAQKQTGEKDALVSMSGTLLGMPVVVSAFEFSFMGGSMGAIVGERFVRAANYALENRCPMVCFSASGGARMQEALISLMQMAKTSAVLARLREEGIPFISVLTDPVYGGVSASLAMLGDVIVGEPKALIGFAGPRVIEQTVREKLPEGFQRSEFLLEHGAIDLIIDRRELRPRLGNLLAQLTGKPTPTFVAAPIEPIVVPPVPANV, encoded by the coding sequence ATGAGCAACTGGTTGGTAGACAAGCTGATCCCTTCGATCATGCGTTCCGAGGTCAAAAAGAGCTCGGTGCCTGAAGGTCTGTGGCACAAATGCCCGTCCTGCGAGGCTGTGCTGTATCGTCCGGAGCTGGAAAAGACCCTGGACGTTTGCCCTAAATGCAACCACCACATGCGTATTGGCGCTCGTGCGCGCATCGACATCTTCCTGGATGCCGAAGGCCGTGTTGAGCTGGGTGCCGATCTGGAACCGGTTGACCGTCTGAAATTCCGTGACGGCAAGAAGTACAAGGATCGTCTGGTGGCTGCCCAGAAGCAGACCGGCGAGAAAGACGCACTGGTTTCCATGAGTGGCACCCTGCTGGGCATGCCTGTCGTGGTTTCGGCGTTCGAATTCAGCTTCATGGGCGGCTCCATGGGCGCCATCGTCGGTGAGCGTTTCGTGCGCGCCGCCAACTACGCCCTGGAAAACCGTTGCCCGATGGTCTGCTTCTCCGCCTCCGGTGGCGCGCGGATGCAGGAAGCCCTGATCTCGTTGATGCAGATGGCCAAGACATCGGCCGTGCTGGCACGTCTGCGTGAAGAGGGCATTCCGTTCATCTCCGTACTGACCGATCCGGTCTACGGTGGCGTTTCCGCCAGTCTGGCGATGTTGGGCGACGTTATCGTCGGCGAGCCGAAAGCCCTGATCGGCTTCGCCGGTCCGCGCGTGATCGAGCAGACCGTGCGTGAAAAACTGCCGGAAGGCTTCCAGCGCAGCGAATTCCTGCTGGAGCACGGTGCTATCGACCTGATCATCGACCGTCGCGAGCTGCGTCCACGTCTGGGCAACCTGCTGGCACAACTGACCGGTAAG